From a region of the Rhinolophus sinicus isolate RSC01 linkage group LG04, ASM3656204v1, whole genome shotgun sequence genome:
- the PCID2 gene encoding PCI domain-containing protein 2 isoform X3, producing the protein MAHITINQYLQQVTFVGSNRARSAESSPSLGLLDFGVQVYEAIDTRDGASCAELVSFKHPHVANPRLQLASPEEKCQQVLEPPYDEMFAAHLRCTYAVGNHDFIEAYKCQTVIVQSFLRAFQAHKEENCRAGIEDSKKWGMLFLVNQLFKIYFKINKLHLCKPLIRAIDSSNLKDDYSTAQRVTYRYYVGRKAMFDSDFKQAEEYLSFAFEHCHRLSQKNKRMILIYLLPVKMLLGHMPTIELLKKYHLMQFAEVTKAVSEGNLLLLNEALTKHETFFIRCGIFLILEKLKIITYRNLFKKVYLLLKTHQLSLDAFLVALKFMQVEDVDIDEVQCILANLIYMGHIKGYISHQHQKLVVSKQNPFPPLSTVC; encoded by the exons GTCTATGAAGCAATCGACACCAGAGACGGGGCATCCTGTGCGGAGCTGGTATCTTTCAAGCATCCTCATGTTGCCAACCCACGGCTTCAG TTGGCCTCTCCAGAAGAGAAGTGTCAACAAGTTTTGGAACCCCCTTATGATGAAATGTTTGCAGCTCATTTAAG gtgCACTTATGCAGTGGGAAACCATGACTTCATAGAGGCATACAAATGCCAGACTGTCATCGTCCAAT CATTCCTGCGGGCATTTCAGGcccacaaagaagaaaactg TCGCGCAGGTATAGAGGACTCTAAGAAGTGGGGGATGCTGTTTCTGGTGAACCAGTTATTCAAGATTTACTTTAAG ATCAACAAACTCCATTTGTGTAAACCCCTAATCAGAGCCATTGACAGCTCAAACCTGAAAGATGATTACAGCACTGCACAGAGGGTGACATACAGGTACTATGTTGGACGGAAGGCCATGTTCGATAGTGACTTTAAGCAAG CCGAGGAATACTTGTCCTTTGCCTTTGAGCACTGTCACCGTTTAAGCCAGAAGAACAAAAGGATGATTCTGATATATTTACTGCCAGTAAAAATGCTCTTG GGTCACATGCCAACCATTGAGCTTTTGAAAAAGTATCATCTCATGCAGTTTGCTGAAGTAACCAAAGCTGTAAG TGAAGGCAATCTCCTTCTGTTGAACGAGGCTCTGACAAAGCACGAGACCTTTTTTATCCGCTGTGGTATCTTCCTTATTCTTGAAAAGCTGAAGATCATCACCTACAGGAATCTTTTTAAGAAAGT GTACTTGTTACTCAAAACACACCAGTTGTCTCTGGATGCTTTTCTAGTTGCCTTGAAATTCATGCAGGTGGAAGACGTGGACATTGATGAAGTCCAGTGTATTCTGGCCAACCTGATATACATG GGTCACATTAAAGGCTATATATCACATCAGCATCAGAAGCTAGTTGTCAGCAAGCAAAACCCGTTCCCTCCGCTGTCGACAGTGTGTTGA
- the PCID2 gene encoding PCI domain-containing protein 2 isoform X4: protein MFAAHLRCTYAVGNHDFIEAYKCQTVIVQSFLRAFQAHKEENWALPVMYAVALDLRIFANNADQQLVKKGKSKVGDMLEKAAELLMSCFRVCASDTRAGIEDSKKWGMLFLVNQLFKIYFKINKLHLCKPLIRAIDSSNLKDDYSTAQRVTYRYYVGRKAMFDSDFKQAEEYLSFAFEHCHRLSQKNKRMILIYLLPVKMLLGHMPTIELLKKYHLMQFAEVTKAVSEGNLLLLNEALTKHETFFIRCGIFLILEKLKIITYRNLFKKVYLLLKTHQLSLDAFLVALKFMQVEDVDIDEVQCILANLIYMGHIKGYISHQHQKLVVSKQNPFPPLSTVC, encoded by the exons ATGTTTGCAGCTCATTTAAG gtgCACTTATGCAGTGGGAAACCATGACTTCATAGAGGCATACAAATGCCAGACTGTCATCGTCCAAT CATTCCTGCGGGCATTTCAGGcccacaaagaagaaaactg GGCTTTGCCTGTTATGTATGCAGTAGCACTTGATCTTCGAATATTTGCCAATAAT GCAGATCAGCAGTtggtaaagaaaggaaaaagcaaagtcGGGGACATGTTGGAAAAAGCAGCTGAATTGTTGATGAGCTGTTTCCGCGTCTGTGCCAGTGACAC TCGCGCAGGTATAGAGGACTCTAAGAAGTGGGGGATGCTGTTTCTGGTGAACCAGTTATTCAAGATTTACTTTAAG ATCAACAAACTCCATTTGTGTAAACCCCTAATCAGAGCCATTGACAGCTCAAACCTGAAAGATGATTACAGCACTGCACAGAGGGTGACATACAGGTACTATGTTGGACGGAAGGCCATGTTCGATAGTGACTTTAAGCAAG CCGAGGAATACTTGTCCTTTGCCTTTGAGCACTGTCACCGTTTAAGCCAGAAGAACAAAAGGATGATTCTGATATATTTACTGCCAGTAAAAATGCTCTTG GGTCACATGCCAACCATTGAGCTTTTGAAAAAGTATCATCTCATGCAGTTTGCTGAAGTAACCAAAGCTGTAAG TGAAGGCAATCTCCTTCTGTTGAACGAGGCTCTGACAAAGCACGAGACCTTTTTTATCCGCTGTGGTATCTTCCTTATTCTTGAAAAGCTGAAGATCATCACCTACAGGAATCTTTTTAAGAAAGT GTACTTGTTACTCAAAACACACCAGTTGTCTCTGGATGCTTTTCTAGTTGCCTTGAAATTCATGCAGGTGGAAGACGTGGACATTGATGAAGTCCAGTGTATTCTGGCCAACCTGATATACATG GGTCACATTAAAGGCTATATATCACATCAGCATCAGAAGCTAGTTGTCAGCAAGCAAAACCCGTTCCCTCCGCTGTCGACAGTGTGTTGA
- the PCID2 gene encoding PCI domain-containing protein 2 isoform X5 has protein sequence MPDCHRPIIPAGISGPQRRKLADQQLVKKGKSKVGDMLEKAAELLMSCFRVCASDTRAGIEDSKKWGMLFLVNQLFKIYFKINKLHLCKPLIRAIDSSNLKDDYSTAQRVTYRYYVGRKAMFDSDFKQAEEYLSFAFEHCHRLSQKNKRMILIYLLPVKMLLGHMPTIELLKKYHLMQFAEVTKAVSEGNLLLLNEALTKHETFFIRCGIFLILEKLKIITYRNLFKKVYLLLKTHQLSLDAFLVALKFMQVEDVDIDEVQCILANLIYMGHIKGYISHQHQKLVVSKQNPFPPLSTVC, from the exons ATGCCAGACTGTCATCGTCCAAT CATTCCTGCGGGCATTTCAGGcccacaaagaagaaaactg GCAGATCAGCAGTtggtaaagaaaggaaaaagcaaagtcGGGGACATGTTGGAAAAAGCAGCTGAATTGTTGATGAGCTGTTTCCGCGTCTGTGCCAGTGACAC TCGCGCAGGTATAGAGGACTCTAAGAAGTGGGGGATGCTGTTTCTGGTGAACCAGTTATTCAAGATTTACTTTAAG ATCAACAAACTCCATTTGTGTAAACCCCTAATCAGAGCCATTGACAGCTCAAACCTGAAAGATGATTACAGCACTGCACAGAGGGTGACATACAGGTACTATGTTGGACGGAAGGCCATGTTCGATAGTGACTTTAAGCAAG CCGAGGAATACTTGTCCTTTGCCTTTGAGCACTGTCACCGTTTAAGCCAGAAGAACAAAAGGATGATTCTGATATATTTACTGCCAGTAAAAATGCTCTTG GGTCACATGCCAACCATTGAGCTTTTGAAAAAGTATCATCTCATGCAGTTTGCTGAAGTAACCAAAGCTGTAAG TGAAGGCAATCTCCTTCTGTTGAACGAGGCTCTGACAAAGCACGAGACCTTTTTTATCCGCTGTGGTATCTTCCTTATTCTTGAAAAGCTGAAGATCATCACCTACAGGAATCTTTTTAAGAAAGT GTACTTGTTACTCAAAACACACCAGTTGTCTCTGGATGCTTTTCTAGTTGCCTTGAAATTCATGCAGGTGGAAGACGTGGACATTGATGAAGTCCAGTGTATTCTGGCCAACCTGATATACATG GGTCACATTAAAGGCTATATATCACATCAGCATCAGAAGCTAGTTGTCAGCAAGCAAAACCCGTTCCCTCCGCTGTCGACAGTGTGTTGA
- the PCID2 gene encoding PCI domain-containing protein 2 isoform X6 codes for MLFLVNQLFKIYFKINKLHLCKPLIRAIDSSNLKDDYSTAQRVTYRYYVGRKAMFDSDFKQAEEYLSFAFEHCHRLSQKNKRMILIYLLPVKMLLGHMPTIELLKKYHLMQFAEVTKAVSEGNLLLLNEALTKHETFFIRCGIFLILEKLKIITYRNLFKKVYLLLKTHQLSLDAFLVALKFMQVEDVDIDEVQCILANLIYMGHIKGYISHQHQKLVVSKQNPFPPLSTVC; via the exons ATGCTGTTTCTGGTGAACCAGTTATTCAAGATTTACTTTAAG ATCAACAAACTCCATTTGTGTAAACCCCTAATCAGAGCCATTGACAGCTCAAACCTGAAAGATGATTACAGCACTGCACAGAGGGTGACATACAGGTACTATGTTGGACGGAAGGCCATGTTCGATAGTGACTTTAAGCAAG CCGAGGAATACTTGTCCTTTGCCTTTGAGCACTGTCACCGTTTAAGCCAGAAGAACAAAAGGATGATTCTGATATATTTACTGCCAGTAAAAATGCTCTTG GGTCACATGCCAACCATTGAGCTTTTGAAAAAGTATCATCTCATGCAGTTTGCTGAAGTAACCAAAGCTGTAAG TGAAGGCAATCTCCTTCTGTTGAACGAGGCTCTGACAAAGCACGAGACCTTTTTTATCCGCTGTGGTATCTTCCTTATTCTTGAAAAGCTGAAGATCATCACCTACAGGAATCTTTTTAAGAAAGT GTACTTGTTACTCAAAACACACCAGTTGTCTCTGGATGCTTTTCTAGTTGCCTTGAAATTCATGCAGGTGGAAGACGTGGACATTGATGAAGTCCAGTGTATTCTGGCCAACCTGATATACATG GGTCACATTAAAGGCTATATATCACATCAGCATCAGAAGCTAGTTGTCAGCAAGCAAAACCCGTTCCCTCCGCTGTCGACAGTGTGTTGA
- the PCID2 gene encoding PCI domain-containing protein 2 isoform X1 yields the protein MAHITINQYLQQVTFVGSNRARSAESSPSLGLLDFGVQVYEAIDTRDGASCAELVSFKHPHVANPRLQLASPEEKCQQVLEPPYDEMFAAHLRCTYAVGNHDFIEAYKCQTVIVQSFLRAFQAHKEENWALPVMYAVALDLRIFANNADQQLVKKGKSKVGDMLEKAAELLMSCFRVCASDTRAGIEDSKKWGMLFLVNQLFKIYFKINKLHLCKPLIRAIDSSNLKDDYSTAQRVTYRYYVGRKAMFDSDFKQAEEYLSFAFEHCHRLSQKNKRMILIYLLPVKMLLGHMPTIELLKKYHLMQFAEVTKAVSEGNLLLLNEALTKHETFFIRCGIFLILEKLKIITYRNLFKKVYLLLKTHQLSLDAFLVALKFMQVEDVDIDEVQCILANLIYMGHIKGYISHQHQKLVVSKQNPFPPLSTVC from the exons GTCTATGAAGCAATCGACACCAGAGACGGGGCATCCTGTGCGGAGCTGGTATCTTTCAAGCATCCTCATGTTGCCAACCCACGGCTTCAG TTGGCCTCTCCAGAAGAGAAGTGTCAACAAGTTTTGGAACCCCCTTATGATGAAATGTTTGCAGCTCATTTAAG gtgCACTTATGCAGTGGGAAACCATGACTTCATAGAGGCATACAAATGCCAGACTGTCATCGTCCAAT CATTCCTGCGGGCATTTCAGGcccacaaagaagaaaactg GGCTTTGCCTGTTATGTATGCAGTAGCACTTGATCTTCGAATATTTGCCAATAAT GCAGATCAGCAGTtggtaaagaaaggaaaaagcaaagtcGGGGACATGTTGGAAAAAGCAGCTGAATTGTTGATGAGCTGTTTCCGCGTCTGTGCCAGTGACAC TCGCGCAGGTATAGAGGACTCTAAGAAGTGGGGGATGCTGTTTCTGGTGAACCAGTTATTCAAGATTTACTTTAAG ATCAACAAACTCCATTTGTGTAAACCCCTAATCAGAGCCATTGACAGCTCAAACCTGAAAGATGATTACAGCACTGCACAGAGGGTGACATACAGGTACTATGTTGGACGGAAGGCCATGTTCGATAGTGACTTTAAGCAAG CCGAGGAATACTTGTCCTTTGCCTTTGAGCACTGTCACCGTTTAAGCCAGAAGAACAAAAGGATGATTCTGATATATTTACTGCCAGTAAAAATGCTCTTG GGTCACATGCCAACCATTGAGCTTTTGAAAAAGTATCATCTCATGCAGTTTGCTGAAGTAACCAAAGCTGTAAG TGAAGGCAATCTCCTTCTGTTGAACGAGGCTCTGACAAAGCACGAGACCTTTTTTATCCGCTGTGGTATCTTCCTTATTCTTGAAAAGCTGAAGATCATCACCTACAGGAATCTTTTTAAGAAAGT GTACTTGTTACTCAAAACACACCAGTTGTCTCTGGATGCTTTTCTAGTTGCCTTGAAATTCATGCAGGTGGAAGACGTGGACATTGATGAAGTCCAGTGTATTCTGGCCAACCTGATATACATG GGTCACATTAAAGGCTATATATCACATCAGCATCAGAAGCTAGTTGTCAGCAAGCAAAACCCGTTCCCTCCGCTGTCGACAGTGTGTTGA
- the PCID2 gene encoding PCI domain-containing protein 2 isoform X2, with product MAHITINQYLQQVYEAIDTRDGASCAELVSFKHPHVANPRLQLASPEEKCQQVLEPPYDEMFAAHLRCTYAVGNHDFIEAYKCQTVIVQSFLRAFQAHKEENWALPVMYAVALDLRIFANNADQQLVKKGKSKVGDMLEKAAELLMSCFRVCASDTRAGIEDSKKWGMLFLVNQLFKIYFKINKLHLCKPLIRAIDSSNLKDDYSTAQRVTYRYYVGRKAMFDSDFKQAEEYLSFAFEHCHRLSQKNKRMILIYLLPVKMLLGHMPTIELLKKYHLMQFAEVTKAVSEGNLLLLNEALTKHETFFIRCGIFLILEKLKIITYRNLFKKVYLLLKTHQLSLDAFLVALKFMQVEDVDIDEVQCILANLIYMGHIKGYISHQHQKLVVSKQNPFPPLSTVC from the exons GTCTATGAAGCAATCGACACCAGAGACGGGGCATCCTGTGCGGAGCTGGTATCTTTCAAGCATCCTCATGTTGCCAACCCACGGCTTCAG TTGGCCTCTCCAGAAGAGAAGTGTCAACAAGTTTTGGAACCCCCTTATGATGAAATGTTTGCAGCTCATTTAAG gtgCACTTATGCAGTGGGAAACCATGACTTCATAGAGGCATACAAATGCCAGACTGTCATCGTCCA ATCATTCCTGCGGGCATTTCAGGcccacaaagaagaaaactg GGCTTTGCCTGTTATGTATGCAGTAGCACTTGATCTTCGAATATTTGCCAATAAT GCAGATCAGCAGTtggtaaagaaaggaaaaagcaaagtcGGGGACATGTTGGAAAAAGCAGCTGAATTGTTGATGAGCTGTTTCCGCGTCTGTGCCAGTGACAC TCGCGCAGGTATAGAGGACTCTAAGAAGTGGGGGATGCTGTTTCTGGTGAACCAGTTATTCAAGATTTACTTTAAG ATCAACAAACTCCATTTGTGTAAACCCCTAATCAGAGCCATTGACAGCTCAAACCTGAAAGATGATTACAGCACTGCACAGAGGGTGACATACAGGTACTATGTTGGACGGAAGGCCATGTTCGATAGTGACTTTAAGCAAG CCGAGGAATACTTGTCCTTTGCCTTTGAGCACTGTCACCGTTTAAGCCAGAAGAACAAAAGGATGATTCTGATATATTTACTGCCAGTAAAAATGCTCTTG GGTCACATGCCAACCATTGAGCTTTTGAAAAAGTATCATCTCATGCAGTTTGCTGAAGTAACCAAAGCTGTAAG TGAAGGCAATCTCCTTCTGTTGAACGAGGCTCTGACAAAGCACGAGACCTTTTTTATCCGCTGTGGTATCTTCCTTATTCTTGAAAAGCTGAAGATCATCACCTACAGGAATCTTTTTAAGAAAGT GTACTTGTTACTCAAAACACACCAGTTGTCTCTGGATGCTTTTCTAGTTGCCTTGAAATTCATGCAGGTGGAAGACGTGGACATTGATGAAGTCCAGTGTATTCTGGCCAACCTGATATACATG GGTCACATTAAAGGCTATATATCACATCAGCATCAGAAGCTAGTTGTCAGCAAGCAAAACCCGTTCCCTCCGCTGTCGACAGTGTGTTGA